The Electrophorus electricus isolate fEleEle1 chromosome 15, fEleEle1.pri, whole genome shotgun sequence genome segment ACAACCTGTCCCTGCACAGTCGTTTTGTGCGAGTGCAGAACGAGGGAAACGGGGAAGAGTTCGTGGTGGATGTTGAACCCTGAGGGGAGTAAGAGTGGCAAATCGCCGCGCCGCCGCGCCGCTCCATGGACAACACTGGCAAGTTCGCCAAGAGCCGCGGCCGGCGCGGCCAAGAAGAAAGTACGCAGACATACGGCCTGAACAAGCCCCGCCTACGCACCACTCTAGCTGCTGAACAAGCCCCGCCCACGCACCACTCTAGCTGCTGAacaagccccacccacacaccactctaGCTGCTGAACAAGCTCTGCTCATGCACCACTCTAGCTGCTGAACAAGCCCCGCCCACGCACCACTCCATCTGATGAACAAGGCCCGCCCAGACACCACTCTAGCTGCTGAACAAGCCCCGCCCACGCACCACTCTAGCTGCTGAACAAGCCCCACCCATGCACCCCTCCAATATCACCCATCCCCCACACCCCTAACACCCCTCCAACACCACCCATCCCCCACACCCCTAACACCCCTCCAACACCTGTTtgctgtagttgtgtgtgtgtgtgtgtgcgtatatgagtgtgtgtgtgactcatgTCCTGTTtgctgtagttgtgtgtgtgtgtgtgtgtgtgtgtgtgtgtgtgtgtgtgcgtatatgaatgtgtgtttgacGCATGTCCTGTTTGctgtagttatgtgtgtgtgtgtgtctctctctgtgtgtgtgtgtgtgtgtgtgtgtgtgtgtgtgtgtgtgtgtgtgtgtgtgtgtgtgtgtgtatgaatgtgtgtttgactCACACTCATTTGATGTCCTGTTTGCTGTAGTTGGCTCTGCAGGGCGGCCCTGATGGAGGTGCAGACAGCCCTGGTTCCCAGTACAGTAAGTGGCCCGGGAGTCCCAACTCCCACAGCAATGACGACCTCGAGGTGTGGACGACCTTCCGACCCCGCACCAGCTCCAATGCCAGCACGCTGAGCGGACGACTCTCACCCTTCATGCCCGAGCAGGATGACCTGGGCGACTCAGACGTGCACATGGTCTTCTCGGGTCCCGGCTCCGCGGCCAAAATGACCTCAACCCTGCCCAGCCTATCGGAGATGGCAGGCTCCTTGGGCCACAGCAGCTCTGAGAACGTGATGGAGAACCTCCTGGACAACCTTAATCTTCTCTCACCCAAGAACCCTACGGTGGGCTCTGTCGGAGGGCCTGGCTCAGGCGCCAGTCAGTCGTCCCCGTCCTCCCTCAGACAAAGCAGTCCCGGCTACCCCCCCTACACCTCGCCCGGCCTGGCGAGCGTCAGCCAGCAGTGCCTGTACGGTCAGGCAGGCCTGGGCAGCCTCTCCCCTATGTCCATGCAGCCGTTGCCGGAGAACAAGCCCAGCTTTGCATCCGCTCCCGGGGCCATGGGTCAGTTTACCTGCACAGCAGGACTTCTGAAGGAGCTTCTGACCTCAGACTCCGAGCCGCACGGAGACCTAATGCCCTCGGTTGAAACGGTTGTCTCTCAGTCTGCTGGCACAGGCGGGCACATGCTGCCCCCTTACCCCAGCGGGCGGGGTGAACTCATGAGAGGTGGCGCCTCCCACGGCCACGCCCTgtcccacccccacaccattCACGGGCATGCTCCGCCCACCTCTGTGGCCATGAATGGACGCAGTCTGCATCCTCTGACCAGCATGGGCCACGGAGGTGTGGCTGGCTGCCTCAGTTCGGTCAAATCAGCCACGCAGGTGCCGTACAGACCCTCCTGCCACatggggggaggtggaggggtggctggAGCACTCTCCACCTACTGCAGC includes the following:
- the foxo1a gene encoding LOW QUALITY PROTEIN: forkhead box protein O1-A (The sequence of the model RefSeq protein was modified relative to this genomic sequence to represent the inferred CDS: deleted 1 base in 1 codon), with product MADAARQHMVEIDPDFEPLSRPRSCTWPLPRPEFANPADSSTSSPAPSVKQEPCSSADFISNLSSLEEHEDYPDKKARVLCGDFSCQEACVHQQSAQQPQISSAQAAHPHPQQVCVLTSPAAVQRKSSSSRRNAWGNMSYADLITKAIESSPEKRLTLSQIYDWMVKSVPYFKDKGDSNSSAGWKNSIRHNLSLHSRFVRVQNEGTGKSSWWMLNPEGSKSGKSPRRRAAPWTTLASSPRAAAGAAKKKLALQGGPDGGADSPGSQYSKWPGSPNSHSNDDLEVWTTFRPRTSSNASTLSGRLSPFMPEQDDLGDSDVHMVFSGPGSAAKMTSTLPSLSEMAGSLGHSSSENVMENLLDNLNLLSPKNPTVGSVGGPGSGASQSSPSSLRQSSPGYPPYTSPGLASVSQQCLYGQAGLGSLSPMSMQPLPENKPSFASAPGAMGQFTCTAGLLKELLTSDSEPHGDLMPSVETVVSQSAGTGGHMLPPYPSGRGELMRGGASHGHALSHPHTIHGHAPPTSVAMNGRSLHPLTSMGHGGVAGCLSSVKSATQVPYRPSCHMGGGGGVAGALSTYCSLNSNGYGHGPGLAPGQPHHPEKLPSDLDGMPVERFECDMESILHDALMDGDSLDFNFDPMANQQGFTPHSVKTTHSWVSG